A window of the Veillonellaceae bacterium genome harbors these coding sequences:
- a CDS encoding flagellar protein FlaG: protein MEVSALKQISTQQNYNSVSSSQMGQADAANKAVEQSNPEQGSSAEKAKFDLNKPLSERELSELTYEMNKFLEMVNSDIQFSVHEKTNRLIVRVVDTRDNKVLKEFPPHEMLDTIAKIRDYVGLLLDKKV, encoded by the coding sequence ATGGAAGTCAGCGCGTTGAAGCAGATAAGCACTCAGCAAAATTATAATTCTGTCAGCAGCAGTCAAATGGGACAGGCCGATGCTGCCAACAAGGCAGTGGAACAAAGCAACCCAGAACAGGGAAGTTCGGCGGAAAAAGCTAAGTTCGACTTAAACAAACCGCTTAGTGAGAGAGAGCTTAGCGAGCTAACATATGAGATGAACAAGTTTCTTGAGATGGTTAACTCTGATATTCAATTTTCGGTACATGAAAAAACCAATCGTCTCATTGTTCGGGTAGTTGATACAAGAGACAATAAGGTGTTGAAGGAATTTCCACCGCATGAAATGCTGGATACCATTGCCAAGATAAGAGATTATGTTGGTTTATTATTAGATAAAAAGGTGTAG